From a single Prochlorococcus sp. MIT 0603 genomic region:
- the rpsR gene encoding 30S ribosomal protein S18, giving the protein MPNSFFKKKLSPIKPGEPIDYKDVETLKKFITERGKILPRRLTGLTAQQQRDLTTAVKRARIIALLPFVNPEG; this is encoded by the coding sequence ATGCCAAATTCCTTCTTTAAAAAAAAGCTCTCTCCTATCAAACCTGGCGAACCAATAGATTATAAGGATGTTGAAACCCTCAAAAAATTCATTACAGAGCGAGGGAAAATACTTCCCAGAAGGTTAACTGGCTTGACAGCTCAACAACAAAGAGATCTAACTACAGCTGTAAAGAGAGCTAGGATTATAGCCCTTTTGCCATTTGTAAATCCCGAAGGTTAA
- a CDS encoding ribonuclease catalytic domain-containing protein, which translates to MITKDLKDPLYLSLISDIKKKNRDIITSKNSFLNLTKLKTYSIDDKNTIEIDDAFSIQKIENKTYLWIHIASPSVLIPINNEISIRASRLSSTIYDPESISYMFPKELVIECLSLSRKRECVALSMALEISDNGNIVGYKIFNSIVRLTYNLTYEEADEILDYQPKEESDLIEIFNILNIYSIIRKSNGSLSLNEPQGFFYEENNNLYFKVKEFSPSRKLVSESMILFGSLIANYCRNNSIDIPYRNQQAPTTKLPTSQTINSHNHLHIYNYIVKSKLSKSTIDIRPTGHFSLGLKEYTHATSPLRRYIDYITHYQVISHINNEPLIPINILIEKISQYNKRSLNNSLISRNNQREMILRYLGKYLSKNREVIFLRWLIKNKNIALIFYKELYLDIVTILYGDMEFQLGDEFSINIDSIDIDKDNIHAHLIT; encoded by the coding sequence ATGATTACTAAAGATTTAAAAGATCCTTTATATTTATCTTTAATTTCTGATATAAAGAAAAAAAATAGAGATATCATCACATCAAAAAATAGTTTTTTAAATCTAACTAAACTTAAAACCTATTCTATTGATGATAAAAATACAATCGAAATTGATGATGCATTCTCAATTCAAAAAATAGAAAATAAAACATATTTATGGATACATATAGCAAGTCCATCAGTTCTTATACCAATCAATAATGAAATTTCAATAAGAGCATCAAGACTAAGTTCAACAATATATGACCCTGAATCTATTTCTTATATGTTCCCCAAAGAATTAGTTATTGAGTGCTTAAGTCTAAGTAGAAAAAGAGAATGTGTTGCCTTAAGTATGGCCTTAGAAATAAGCGATAATGGCAATATTGTAGGTTATAAAATATTTAATAGTATTGTAAGGCTTACTTATAATTTAACTTATGAGGAGGCTGATGAAATTCTTGATTATCAACCTAAGGAAGAGTCAGATCTTATTGAAATATTTAATATATTAAATATTTATTCAATAATACGTAAATCTAATGGTTCCTTGTCATTGAATGAACCACAGGGTTTTTTCTATGAAGAAAATAATAATTTATACTTTAAAGTCAAGGAATTTTCTCCATCTCGAAAGTTAGTAAGCGAGTCAATGATTTTGTTTGGTTCATTAATAGCTAATTACTGTCGAAATAATTCGATTGATATCCCATATAGAAATCAACAAGCTCCAACAACTAAACTGCCAACCTCTCAAACAATTAATAGTCATAATCACCTACATATCTACAATTACATCGTAAAGTCTAAGTTATCTAAATCAACAATTGACATAAGACCTACTGGACATTTTAGTCTAGGCTTAAAGGAATATACACATGCAACCTCTCCTTTAAGAAGGTATATTGATTATATTACGCATTACCAAGTTATTTCACATATAAATAATGAGCCTCTAATACCGATTAATATTCTTATAGAAAAAATTAGTCAATATAATAAAAGGTCATTAAATAATTCATTAATTTCCAGAAATAATCAAAGGGAAATGATTTTGAGATATTTAGGTAAATATCTAAGTAAAAATAGAGAAGTAATCTTTCTAAGATGGCTTATTAAGAACAAAAATATTGCTCTAATATTTTACAAAGAGCTATATTTAGATATAGTCACCATACTTTATGGTGACATGGAATTTCAATTAGGAGATGAATTTAGTATTAATATTGATTCTATAGACATAGATAAAGATAATATTCATGCTCATTTAATTACCTAA
- the pheT gene encoding phenylalanine--tRNA ligase subunit beta, whose translation MKVSFSWLKELVEISSGIDDISESLSMAGFEVDDLIDLSSAFNNIVIGYISEVKPHPNANKLNICSVNVGKTKYLQIVCGASNVEKDMHVLVALEGAYLKAVDLKIKESEIRGEFSQGMICSYEELGISSSSEGIAVLEELKRTLPNPGESPIKIFGYNDIILDLAITANRPDGMSMVGIAREVSAIKKSKLTLPLIEKNNGYKIFSPNLKTKDIKTETLIYSLHEITGLDGNIPSSWELQNLLKNIGLRSINAIVDITNYVMVEQGQPLHAFDADLLDKLLNKKVNQTDFGIRKAIKDELFIGIDDKEYKLNEKINVITCGDIAIAIAGVIGGANTAVNSKTNRVWLEAASFPQNMVRTSAREIGNRTESSSRFEKGVSSEMTIDSATRAIQLFKDKFDCNVKGRWINRVLKESSKSILLRKDRIDKILGVVKIDNSNSSKDQSVNQHEISSKTRLLLETEIEESLTLLGCITTMNKDGWDVKVPPNRTNDLLREIDLIEEIARLIGYDKFDSNLPDPIRPGGLSAEQNIDRQIKESFVSAGFQEVVTSSLVAQDKVNKDRIPIYNPLLSETSHMRNNLWEEHINICKRNIDFGNNGCWLFEVGKIYINNDKLIEEKSILGGAITGNRHIGQWQATSKRDSLDYFEARGLIESVFRSLKINIEDIQLESDLLFHPGKSSNLILEGKTLGRFGQIHPKIAAKYDCEQALYLFELDLTLILNASTRRNKLIPKFKKYATVPAMERDIALITDLNVNSAMIIKLIMKTGKPIVENVILLDKYSGSNLSQDQISQTFRITYRKNKETLKEEEMLPIHEKIIKRLEKELSVELRR comes from the coding sequence ATGAAGGTTTCATTTTCCTGGTTAAAAGAATTAGTAGAGATCTCTAGTGGCATCGATGATATCAGTGAATCGCTTTCTATGGCAGGATTTGAGGTTGATGACCTTATTGACCTTTCATCAGCTTTTAATAACATTGTAATTGGATATATATCAGAGGTTAAACCACATCCAAATGCAAATAAATTAAATATTTGTTCTGTTAACGTTGGCAAAACAAAATATTTGCAAATCGTTTGCGGGGCTTCTAATGTCGAAAAAGATATGCATGTATTAGTTGCTCTAGAAGGAGCATATCTAAAGGCCGTGGATTTGAAAATTAAGGAAAGTGAAATAAGAGGGGAATTTAGCCAAGGGATGATCTGCTCTTATGAAGAACTTGGTATCAGTTCAAGTTCAGAAGGCATTGCTGTATTAGAAGAGCTTAAAAGAACACTGCCTAACCCAGGAGAAAGCCCTATTAAGATTTTTGGGTATAACGACATAATCTTAGATCTTGCTATTACTGCAAATAGGCCTGATGGGATGTCTATGGTTGGAATTGCTAGAGAAGTATCAGCTATCAAAAAATCTAAATTGACATTACCTTTAATTGAAAAAAATAATGGATATAAAATATTTAGCCCTAATCTAAAAACTAAAGATATCAAAACTGAAACTTTAATTTATTCACTTCATGAAATAACAGGTCTTGACGGTAACATTCCTTCTAGCTGGGAATTACAAAACCTTCTAAAAAACATTGGTTTAAGGTCTATAAATGCAATAGTCGATATCACGAACTATGTAATGGTTGAACAAGGCCAGCCACTCCACGCCTTTGATGCTGATCTATTAGACAAACTTCTAAATAAAAAAGTAAATCAAACAGATTTTGGGATTAGAAAAGCTATTAAGGATGAATTATTCATTGGAATTGACGATAAGGAATACAAGTTAAATGAAAAGATAAATGTCATTACTTGTGGAGACATAGCTATAGCTATAGCAGGAGTAATAGGTGGTGCTAACACAGCAGTAAATTCTAAAACAAATAGGGTATGGCTTGAAGCGGCTTCTTTTCCTCAAAATATGGTTAGGACATCTGCTAGAGAGATTGGCAATAGAACAGAATCTAGTAGCCGATTTGAGAAAGGGGTTTCTTCAGAAATGACAATAGATTCTGCTACAAGAGCAATTCAATTATTTAAGGATAAGTTTGATTGTAATGTGAAAGGTAGATGGATTAATAGAGTATTAAAAGAGTCGTCAAAATCAATCTTATTAAGGAAAGATAGAATAGATAAAATACTTGGTGTGGTGAAGATAGATAATTCAAATAGTAGTAAAGATCAGTCCGTAAATCAACATGAAATATCTTCTAAAACAAGGCTGCTATTGGAGACTGAGATTGAAGAATCCCTTACTTTACTAGGCTGCATTACTACTATGAATAAAGATGGATGGGATGTAAAAGTGCCTCCAAATAGAACTAATGATCTTCTTAGGGAGATAGATTTAATTGAGGAAATAGCCCGCCTTATAGGATATGACAAATTTGATTCAAACCTTCCTGACCCAATAAGGCCAGGAGGCTTATCAGCTGAGCAAAACATCGACAGACAAATTAAGGAGAGCTTTGTCTCAGCTGGTTTTCAGGAAGTTGTTACTTCATCTCTAGTCGCCCAAGATAAGGTGAATAAGGACAGAATTCCTATATACAACCCATTACTGTCAGAGACTAGTCATATGAGAAATAACTTATGGGAGGAACATATTAATATCTGCAAAAGGAATATTGACTTTGGGAACAATGGATGTTGGTTATTTGAAGTAGGTAAAATATATATTAACAACGACAAATTAATAGAAGAAAAAAGTATATTGGGCGGTGCAATTACAGGTAATAGACATATCGGCCAATGGCAAGCAACCTCTAAAAGAGATAGCTTAGATTATTTCGAAGCAAGAGGGCTTATAGAGTCTGTCTTTAGATCACTTAAAATTAACATTGAAGACATTCAGTTGGAATCTGATTTATTATTTCATCCAGGCAAATCATCTAATCTAATATTAGAAGGTAAAACCCTAGGTAGATTTGGCCAAATCCACCCAAAAATCGCAGCAAAATATGATTGTGAGCAAGCTTTATATCTCTTTGAACTAGATTTGACATTAATACTTAATGCAAGTACGAGGAGGAATAAACTAATACCTAAATTCAAAAAATATGCAACAGTTCCAGCTATGGAAAGAGATATTGCTCTAATTACTGATTTAAATGTGAACTCTGCTATGATTATCAAACTAATAATGAAAACAGGCAAGCCAATTGTCGAAAATGTTATATTACTGGACAAATACTCTGGTAGTAATCTTTCTCAAGATCAAATCAGTCAAACATTTAGAATTACATATAGAAAGAACAAAGAAACTTTAAAAGAAGAGGAAATGCTGCCTATTCACGAAAAAATAATCAAAAGATTAGAAAAAGAGTTGTCAGTAGAATTAAGAAGATGA
- a CDS encoding J domain-containing protein produces the protein MPNTTNDGSKRITIDLPVDLIDRFDELKKEWGLRARGPVLERLLETIFSDDNTDKDLYEDPTISTDTKQLDIIDSVNVPSDKYLVDKAIVLINSDKIEKINSDLPSINESNQFDSLTKGIESKTSKSVGIDLPGFVRNKAEKLKKSLGKGPKVDFNYDPIVHSVDKKCLIECLKEARSHWISLYGNEPKNDVVEAAMIWLARDIWPYLDDSDSLPFTWSAASQLMLKLCHTWDKGSPSFERIIVIAGVLEDPFATDSLKKRIPTLTRRFVNSFKRRRNVTSFQTLESTMTIHGALRLLNLPITAGESVSLSTVRDAYKAMAIANHPDSGGSTDKMRKINEAYQLLKDLYKKKESQ, from the coding sequence GTGCCAAATACTACTAATGATGGTTCAAAGCGAATAACTATAGATCTACCTGTTGATTTGATAGATCGTTTTGATGAATTAAAAAAAGAATGGGGTTTAAGAGCAAGGGGACCTGTTCTAGAGAGATTGCTTGAAACTATTTTTAGTGATGACAATACAGATAAGGATCTATACGAAGACCCAACAATCTCTACAGACACTAAGCAATTAGATATAATTGATTCAGTAAACGTGCCTTCAGATAAATATTTAGTTGATAAAGCTATTGTACTTATAAATTCAGACAAGATAGAGAAAATTAATTCTGACTTACCTTCAATTAACGAGAGCAACCAATTTGACTCATTAACTAAAGGAATAGAAAGTAAAACATCTAAGTCTGTAGGAATAGACTTGCCTGGGTTTGTAAGAAATAAGGCAGAGAAACTGAAAAAAAGCCTAGGGAAAGGGCCAAAAGTCGACTTTAATTACGATCCAATTGTTCATAGTGTAGATAAGAAATGTCTTATAGAATGTTTAAAAGAAGCAAGGTCTCATTGGATATCACTATATGGAAATGAGCCTAAAAATGATGTTGTAGAGGCAGCAATGATTTGGTTGGCACGTGACATATGGCCTTACCTTGACGATTCTGATTCACTCCCTTTTACATGGTCAGCAGCGTCTCAGCTTATGCTTAAGCTATGTCACACATGGGATAAGGGTTCACCATCATTTGAAAGAATAATTGTAATCGCAGGCGTTTTAGAAGATCCTTTTGCAACTGATAGTCTTAAAAAGAGAATACCAACTCTTACCAGGAGATTTGTTAATAGTTTTAAAAGAAGAAGAAATGTAACCTCGTTTCAAACTCTTGAATCAACTATGACTATCCATGGTGCACTTCGACTATTGAATTTGCCTATAACTGCAGGAGAATCAGTTTCTTTATCAACAGTAAGAGATGCATATAAGGCTATGGCTATTGCTAACCATCCAGATTCTGGTGGCTCTACAGATAAGATGAGAAAAATAAATGAAGCATATCAATTACTAAAGGATTTATACAAGAAGAAGGAGTCTCAGTAG
- the metH gene encoding methionine synthase, with translation MISFKDYFYSEQRPILVFDGGMGTALQDLNLSAEDFGGVSIEGCNENLVRTKFSAVESVHRSYLEAGCDVIETNTFGATSIVLGEYNIDDLTYEINIRAANLARSLADEYSQISKPRFVAGSIGPTTKLPTLGHVSFDELTNSFQLQSEALIEGNVDLIVIETCQDILQVKSALIAINRSFNNLGKQIPIMVSVTMETTGTMLLGTEISAVVNILEPFPIDILGINCATGPQEMKTHIEYLSRNSPFEISCIPNAGLPENISGKAHYRLTPIELKIQLLNFVNDFGVRVIGGCCGTTPAHIKQLVNITEEIRKFTPNICQKNATQSGISSLYEMTNYHQDNSFLIVGERLNASGSKKVRDLLNEDNWDGLMSVAKSQLKEQAHVLDVNVDYVGRDGIKDMQEIVSRLVTSINLPLMLDSTDYMKMESGLKKTGGKCILNSTNYEDGQERFFKVLKLCKTYGAAVVIGTIDESGMARDSLKKIQIVERSYSDCINYGIKESDIFYDPLVLPISTGLEEDRKNAKETIASIKLITKKLPNVHIILGISNISFGLNPSARITLNSVFLNECIKAGLDSAIISPAKILPLQKIKEEHLRICLDLIYDNRGFKNDICTYDPLTELTNVFANISTKSLKERSEELSKLPVEERLKQHIIDGEKVNLKENLDLALKTYKPLFIINTFLLDGMKVVGDLFGSGKMQLPFVLQSAETMKYAVSILEPYMETSDSNNSSKGKFLIATVKGDVHDIGKNLVDIILTNNGYDVINLGIKQDISEIIKAYKAHNPDCIAMSGLLVKSTAFMLENLDYLNKEGVNIPVILGGAALTPKFVNQDCNTTYKGYVIYGKDAFTDLRFMDKYMEAKHNHKWDNLKGFLDSIPEGINMPIKSSLPKNISQSKKNTSKIEISTIRSPYVNIESPSEPPFYGTKVVDSNNIDFNKLFFYLDKRALFSGQWQFKRTKNQNQDQYNEFLRNDASNILAKWKDIVIAEELIRPSFVYGYFPCSRNGNKLEVYDPSLKSKIGVFEFPRQRGSSKYCISDYFLDAENNNPIDFIPMQAVTMGQIASDYSKELYDKNKYTDYLYFHGLTVQLAEALAEYSHSIIRIECGYSSKEPDNINAILAQKYQGCRYSFGYPACPNVSDSSKQLNWLHANRIGLSIDESDQLVPEQSTTAIIALHSQAKYFSA, from the coding sequence ATGATTAGCTTTAAGGATTATTTTTATTCTGAACAAAGGCCTATCCTAGTATTTGATGGAGGGATGGGTACAGCTCTTCAAGATTTAAATCTATCTGCTGAAGATTTTGGAGGTGTTAGTATAGAAGGTTGCAATGAGAATCTTGTTAGAACAAAATTCTCTGCTGTTGAATCTGTACATAGAAGCTATTTAGAAGCTGGATGTGATGTTATTGAAACTAATACTTTCGGTGCTACATCAATCGTACTTGGAGAATATAATATTGATGATCTTACATATGAAATTAATATTAGGGCAGCTAATTTAGCGAGGTCTTTAGCTGATGAATATTCTCAGATATCAAAACCTAGATTTGTAGCAGGTTCTATTGGCCCAACAACTAAGTTGCCAACATTAGGACATGTCTCTTTTGATGAATTAACTAATAGTTTTCAATTGCAATCAGAGGCACTGATCGAGGGAAATGTAGACTTAATAGTTATTGAAACATGCCAGGATATATTGCAAGTTAAATCAGCTCTTATAGCAATAAATAGGTCATTTAATAATCTCGGCAAACAGATACCAATTATGGTATCTGTAACTATGGAAACAACAGGTACAATGCTTCTCGGAACAGAAATATCAGCTGTGGTAAATATTTTAGAGCCTTTTCCTATTGATATCTTAGGTATTAATTGTGCAACTGGACCGCAAGAAATGAAGACTCATATAGAATACCTAAGTAGAAACTCTCCATTTGAAATAAGTTGTATTCCTAATGCAGGCTTGCCAGAGAATATTTCTGGTAAAGCACATTATAGATTAACTCCAATAGAATTAAAGATCCAACTCCTTAATTTTGTTAATGATTTCGGTGTGAGAGTTATAGGTGGATGTTGTGGAACAACACCAGCACATATTAAGCAGTTGGTTAATATAACTGAAGAAATTAGAAAATTTACTCCTAATATTTGTCAAAAGAATGCAACTCAATCAGGAATATCTTCTTTATATGAAATGACAAATTATCATCAGGATAATTCTTTTTTAATAGTTGGAGAAAGATTAAATGCTAGTGGTTCGAAAAAAGTCAGGGATTTATTAAATGAAGATAATTGGGATGGATTGATGTCAGTAGCCAAGTCCCAATTAAAAGAACAAGCTCATGTACTTGATGTCAACGTTGACTATGTAGGAAGAGATGGAATAAAAGACATGCAAGAAATAGTTTCAAGATTGGTAACTAGTATTAATCTTCCTTTGATGCTTGACTCTACCGATTATATGAAGATGGAGAGTGGTCTTAAAAAAACCGGAGGAAAATGCATACTTAATTCTACTAATTATGAGGATGGTCAGGAAAGGTTTTTTAAAGTACTTAAATTATGTAAAACATATGGAGCTGCAGTAGTAATTGGTACAATTGATGAGTCAGGTATGGCTAGGGATTCATTAAAAAAGATTCAAATTGTAGAACGCTCTTATTCTGATTGCATTAATTATGGTATTAAAGAGAGTGATATATTTTATGATCCTTTAGTATTACCAATTTCAACAGGATTAGAAGAAGATAGGAAGAATGCAAAGGAAACAATCGCTTCCATAAAACTTATCACGAAGAAATTACCTAATGTACATATTATACTTGGAATCTCAAATATAAGTTTTGGCTTAAACCCATCAGCAAGAATCACATTAAACTCTGTATTTCTTAATGAGTGTATTAAGGCTGGTCTTGATTCTGCAATAATATCTCCCGCTAAGATTCTTCCTTTGCAAAAGATAAAGGAAGAACATCTAAGGATATGTTTAGATCTAATATATGACAATAGAGGATTTAAAAATGATATATGTACATATGATCCATTAACTGAATTAACTAACGTATTTGCTAATATATCTACTAAGAGTCTAAAAGAACGTTCTGAGGAGTTAAGTAAACTTCCTGTTGAAGAACGACTTAAACAGCATATTATAGATGGCGAAAAAGTCAATTTAAAGGAGAATCTAGACTTAGCATTAAAAACATATAAGCCTCTTTTTATCATTAATACTTTTTTATTAGATGGTATGAAAGTTGTTGGCGATTTATTCGGTTCAGGTAAGATGCAATTACCATTTGTATTACAATCAGCCGAAACTATGAAATATGCAGTGTCTATTTTAGAGCCTTATATGGAGACTTCTGATTCAAATAATTCTTCTAAAGGTAAGTTTCTAATTGCAACTGTTAAAGGAGATGTTCATGATATTGGGAAAAATCTTGTAGATATTATTCTTACAAATAATGGCTATGATGTAATTAATCTTGGTATTAAACAAGACATATCAGAAATAATAAAAGCATACAAGGCTCATAATCCAGATTGTATAGCAATGAGTGGTCTTTTAGTAAAGTCAACAGCTTTTATGCTTGAAAATCTAGATTATTTGAATAAAGAAGGAGTAAATATACCAGTTATCCTAGGAGGTGCAGCTTTAACTCCAAAATTTGTAAACCAAGATTGTAATACTACTTATAAAGGTTATGTGATATATGGGAAAGATGCATTTACAGACTTACGTTTCATGGATAAATATATGGAAGCAAAACATAATCATAAATGGGATAATCTAAAAGGATTTTTAGATAGTATTCCAGAAGGTATTAATATGCCAATAAAATCATCTCTTCCCAAGAATATTTCACAATCCAAAAAAAACACATCCAAAATAGAAATAAGCACCATCAGGTCACCTTATGTAAATATAGAAAGTCCATCTGAACCTCCTTTTTATGGTACGAAGGTTGTTGATAGTAATAATATAGATTTTAATAAACTATTCTTTTATTTGGACAAAAGAGCTTTGTTTTCTGGACAGTGGCAATTTAAAAGAACAAAAAATCAGAATCAAGATCAATATAATGAATTTTTACGTAATGATGCATCCAATATATTAGCGAAATGGAAGGATATAGTAATTGCTGAGGAATTAATAAGACCTTCTTTTGTTTACGGATATTTCCCATGTTCGCGTAATGGGAACAAATTAGAAGTGTATGATCCTAGCCTTAAATCTAAAATAGGTGTTTTTGAATTTCCCCGACAAAGAGGCTCCAGTAAATATTGTATATCGGATTACTTTCTAGATGCAGAAAATAATAATCCAATTGACTTTATACCAATGCAAGCTGTTACAATGGGACAAATTGCATCAGATTATTCAAAAGAATTATATGATAAAAATAAATATACAGACTATTTGTACTTTCATGGATTAACTGTGCAGCTAGCAGAAGCATTAGCAGAATATTCACATTCAATAATTAGAATAGAATGTGGATATTCTAGTAAAGAGCCTGATAATATAAATGCAATATTAGCCCAAAAGTATCAAGGTTGTAGATATTCCTTTGGTTATCCAGCATGTCCTAATGTAAGTGATTCAAGTAAGCAGTTAAACTGGCTACATGCCAATCGAATAGGACTTTCTATTGACGAGTCAGATCAACTTGTGCCAGAACAATCTACAACAGCAATAATTGCATTACATTCTCAGGCCAAATATTTTAGTGCTTGA
- a CDS encoding ATP adenylyltransferase gives MYLRKELYWKKALSVSQLALTNSHLRPITTDLSYVDIGNQINFEVRSISTTNFKFNKVYGPTINPFLPWDNNLEIANIGSKHVLILNKYPVQVGHMLLITNTWRPQNGWLDESDWRAFNHVDRDTTGLWFFNSCREAGASQGHRHIQLLRRHNSDRICPLQDWYSNSSGLVLSSSKKIINNIWVENISDIENNPSELYKRYLYLSSKASLGSPTCNLKPNFPYNLLISSNWIVLIKRSKEYSRGFSLNALAFAGYLLSKNKLEDNWLLQNSPIKLLEDVI, from the coding sequence ATGTATTTACGTAAAGAGCTCTATTGGAAAAAGGCCTTATCAGTTTCGCAATTGGCTTTAACTAATTCGCATTTAAGGCCTATTACAACAGATCTTTCATATGTAGATATAGGTAATCAAATAAATTTTGAAGTAAGAAGTATATCAACAACAAATTTTAAGTTTAATAAAGTCTATGGTCCTACAATCAATCCTTTTCTACCGTGGGATAATAATTTAGAAATTGCAAATATAGGTTCAAAACATGTGTTGATTCTGAATAAGTATCCTGTTCAAGTCGGGCATATGCTATTGATTACTAATACATGGAGACCTCAGAATGGATGGTTAGATGAAAGTGATTGGAGAGCTTTTAATCATGTAGATAGAGACACTACGGGCTTATGGTTTTTTAATAGTTGTAGGGAGGCAGGTGCTAGTCAAGGACATAGACATATTCAGTTACTTAGACGTCATAACTCAGATAGGATATGTCCATTACAAGATTGGTATAGTAATTCATCTGGACTAGTACTATCTTCAAGCAAAAAAATTATTAATAATATATGGGTAGAGAACATAAGTGATATTGAAAACAACCCTTCTGAATTATATAAGCGCTATTTATATCTATCTTCTAAGGCATCTCTAGGTTCACCCACGTGTAATTTAAAACCAAATTTTCCTTATAACCTATTAATAAGTTCTAATTGGATTGTTCTTATTAAAAGAAGTAAAGAGTACTCAAGAGGATTTAGTCTGAATGCATTAGCTTTTGCTGGCTATCTATTATCTAAAAATAAATTAGAAGATAATTGGTTACTCCAAAATAGCCCTATTAAGTTATTAGAGGATGTGATTTAA
- the rlmD gene encoding 23S rRNA (uracil(1939)-C(5))-methyltransferase RlmD: MIKTSIEKSDLLIVKCVDIDQSGYGVCTFNAQVIIVPGLTVGDEALVRSEYILRGTWYGSIKSIRTLSAHRVKPACYVFDQCGGCTLQHTLYTQQNLLKQKILNDSLMRIANIKDFPITSHLNPTNYYNYRNKAIIPTEVQSDGSFIIGYYKRGSHTIVDINSCPILTDQMNEIYKIIQNSFANNKFLFVPQNSPLRSITHIYIRHSIRTNEILIAFISKRSISYYLSSFANYFKQQEYNIVGFVNNIQPQDTNTILGTRSEIIYGRNYINERFCNLYFKIGIRSFFQINIIEAEKAVNLILDHVTKTYKCKRIIDAYSGIGTISLPLAKTGLDIIGVEINSEAYKLSLENIIANSIKNVNYILGDVSKSLSNILQSSDYLIVDPPRKGLDKSIIDLILNKQPQNIAYLSCNPSTLGRDLSLLLKGDLYKINNIYSFDFFPQTMHLESLVFLTISSS, from the coding sequence ATGATTAAAACATCGATAGAAAAATCAGATCTTCTAATCGTTAAGTGCGTTGATATTGATCAATCTGGTTATGGTGTTTGTACTTTCAATGCACAGGTTATTATTGTCCCTGGTTTAACTGTTGGAGATGAAGCTTTAGTTAGAAGCGAATATATATTAAGAGGGACATGGTACGGAAGTATAAAATCTATTAGAACATTATCTGCTCACAGAGTAAAACCTGCCTGTTATGTATTTGACCAATGTGGAGGATGCACTCTTCAGCACACACTATATACTCAGCAAAATTTATTAAAACAGAAGATATTGAATGATTCACTTATGAGGATTGCTAACATTAAAGATTTTCCTATTACTTCACACCTGAATCCTACTAATTATTATAACTACAGGAACAAAGCAATTATTCCAACTGAAGTCCAATCAGATGGATCATTTATAATTGGATATTATAAAAGAGGTTCTCATACTATTGTCGATATAAATTCCTGTCCTATATTGACAGATCAGATGAATGAGATTTATAAAATAATACAGAATTCTTTTGCTAATAATAAATTCCTATTTGTTCCCCAAAACAGTCCACTTAGATCTATAACACATATTTATATTAGACATTCTATAAGAACTAACGAGATTTTAATTGCATTTATATCTAAAAGATCTATTTCTTATTACTTATCATCATTTGCCAATTATTTTAAACAACAAGAATATAATATAGTTGGATTTGTTAATAATATACAGCCTCAAGATACAAATACTATATTAGGAACTAGATCCGAGATCATATATGGAAGGAATTATATAAACGAAAGGTTTTGTAACTTGTATTTTAAGATTGGTATAAGGTCTTTTTTTCAAATTAATATAATTGAAGCAGAGAAGGCAGTAAATCTCATTTTAGATCATGTTACCAAGACATATAAGTGTAAACGTATAATAGATGCATATTCTGGGATCGGTACTATATCATTACCATTAGCCAAGACAGGATTAGATATTATAGGAGTTGAAATTAATAGTGAAGCATATAAACTTTCATTAGAGAATATAATTGCCAATTCAATTAAAAATGTAAATTATATTCTTGGTGATGTAAGCAAATCCCTTTCTAATATTTTACAAAGTAGTGATTACTTGATAGTAGATCCACCAAGAAAAGGCCTTGATAAATCTATTATAGATTTAATTCTAAACAAACAACCTCAAAATATAGCCTACTTGAGTTGTAATCCCTCAACTTTAGGTAGAGACCTTTCCTTATTATTAAAAGGAGATTTATACAAAATCAATAATATTTATTCTTTTGACTTCTTTCCTCAAACAATGCATTTAGAAAGTTTGGTTTTTCTTACAATATCATCTTCTTAA